A single Glycine soja cultivar W05 chromosome 14, ASM419377v2, whole genome shotgun sequence DNA region contains:
- the LOC114384146 gene encoding uncharacterized protein LOC114384146, giving the protein MAFVSGLIDFETKGGHVTWRKNIQNGVHIRKKLDRCLANPKWLLLFPHSMEKLLVSNNSDHNPILVHCLKSPSQRKEAFHFQAAWMNHPDYPPLIDHVWRGTPGDAICKLDEVRDQSILFNKTTFGNIFRKKQQLEARIRGIHRQLDHTVTSDLTRQERMLQDEYQ; this is encoded by the coding sequence ATGGCATTTGTTAGTGGTCTTATAGATTTTGAAACTAAAGGTGGCCATGTTACTTGGAGAAAAAACATTCAGAATGGAGTACACATTAGAAAGAAGCTGGACAGATGTTTAGCTAATCCAAAATGGCTTTTGTTGTTTCCTCATTCGATGGAAAAACTCCTGGTTTCGAATAATTCAGACCACAACCCAATCCTTGTTCATTGCCTGAAATCTCCCAGCCAACGCAAAGAGGCCTTTCACTTCCAAGCTGCATGGATGAATCACCCAGATTACCCTCCCCTTATTGATCACGTTTGGCGGGGTACCCCTGGCGATGCCATTTGCAAATTAGATGAGGTGAGGGACCAATCCATTCTCTTTAATAAAACAACCTTTGGAAACATTTTTAGGAAAAAGCAACAGCTAGAAGCTAGAATCAGAGGGATTCATCGTCAACTGGATCATACTGTCACCTCAGACCTTACCCGACAGGAAAGGATGCTTCAAGATGAATATCAGTAG
- the LOC114384313 gene encoding zinc-finger homeodomain protein 2 — translation MEFDEQEEHEEEEMVMPEPAAVSAPPSYDSLGNSGAMSKLGGGEGRKTALGAEAAAVRYRECQKNHAVSFGGHAVDGCCEFMAAGEDGTLEAVICAACNCHRNFHRKEIDGEITSFHYRAQPPPPPMHHHHQFSPYYHHRVPQHPAAAGYLHHHLTPPMSQHRPLALPAAASGGGLSREEEDMSNPSSSGGGGGGGGSKKRFRTKFTQEQKDKMLAFAEQLGWRIQKHDESAVEQFCAETNVKRNVLKVWMHNNKSTLGKKP, via the coding sequence ATGGAATTCGACGAGCAAGAGGAGCATGAGGAGGAGGAAATGGTGATGCCGGAGCCGGCGGCGGTATCGGCGCCGCCGAGTTACGACTCGCTCGGGAACTCCGGGGCGATGTCGAAACTTGGCGGCGGCGAGGGGCGGAAGACCGCGCTCGGCGCCGAGGCGGCGGCGGTGCGGTACCGAGAATGCCAGAAGAACCACGCCGTGAGCTTCGGCGGCCACGCCGTCGACGGCTGCTGCGAGTTCATGGCGGCCGGAGAGGACGGCACGCTGGAGGCCGTCATCTGCGCTGCCTGCAACTGCCACCGGAATTTCCACCGCAAGGAGATCGACGGCGAGATTACCTCCTTCCACTACCGTGCACAGCCTCCCCCGCCGCCgatgcaccaccaccaccaattcTCCCCGTACTACCACCACCGCGTCCCGCAGCACCCCGCCGCCGCTGGctacctccaccaccacctcacaCCTCCGATGTCGCAGCACCGCCCGCTCGCCCTCCCGGCCGCAGCCTCCGGCGGCGGCCTAAGCCGCGAAGAAGAAGACATGTCAAACCCTAGCagcagcggcggcggtggcggcGGCGGTGGATCCAAAAAACGGTTCCGAACGAAGTTCACGCAGGAACAAAAGGATAAGATGCTCGCATTCGCGGAACAACTAGGGTGGAGAATCCAGAAGCACGATGAATCTGCTGTGGAACAGTTCTGTGCTGAGACCAATGTGAAGCGAAACGTTCTCAAAGTTTGGATGCACAATAACAAGAGCACTCTTGGTAAGAAACCCTAA